A single region of the Yersinia entomophaga genome encodes:
- the hisP gene encoding histidine ABC transporter ATP-binding protein HisP produces the protein MMITTSETKLAVIELHKHYGEHEVLKGVSLSAKAGDVISIIGSSGSGKSTFLRCINFLEKPSEGSISVNNQDIKLVRDKDGQLKVFDKKQLQLLRTRLTMVFQHFNLWSHMTVLENVMEAPIQVLGLSKSVAKERAIRYLDKVGIDERARQKYPVHLSGGQQQRVSIARALAMEPDVLLFDEPTSALDPELVGEVLRIMQKLAEEGKTMVVVTHEMEFARHVSNHVIFLHKGVIEEEGPPAELFGNPQSARLKQFLSGALK, from the coding sequence ATGATGATAACAACATCCGAAACCAAATTAGCCGTGATCGAGCTGCATAAGCACTATGGCGAGCATGAAGTATTAAAAGGCGTATCGCTATCGGCGAAAGCCGGTGACGTGATTTCCATTATTGGATCATCAGGATCGGGGAAAAGCACCTTTTTACGCTGTATCAACTTTCTGGAAAAACCCAGTGAAGGTTCGATTAGCGTGAATAATCAAGACATAAAGTTAGTTCGTGATAAAGACGGGCAACTGAAAGTATTCGATAAAAAACAGCTGCAACTGTTGCGTACCCGCCTGACGATGGTATTCCAGCATTTTAATCTGTGGAGCCATATGACGGTGCTGGAGAACGTTATGGAAGCGCCAATTCAGGTGCTCGGCCTGAGCAAATCGGTGGCGAAGGAGAGAGCGATTCGCTATCTGGATAAGGTTGGCATTGATGAACGGGCGCGGCAAAAGTATCCGGTTCATCTGTCTGGCGGCCAGCAGCAGCGGGTTTCCATTGCGCGGGCGCTGGCGATGGAGCCGGATGTTTTGCTATTTGACGAACCGACTTCGGCGCTGGATCCTGAGTTAGTAGGAGAAGTGCTGCGAATTATGCAAAAACTGGCGGAAGAAGGGAAAACCATGGTGGTCGTGACTCATGAAATGGAGTTTGCCCGCCACGTTTCCAACCATGTGATATTTCTGCATAAAGGTGTTATTGAGGAAGAAGGGCCACCGGCCGAATTGTTCGGTAATCCGCAAAGTGCGCGCCTGA